Proteins encoded by one window of Acidobacteriota bacterium:
- the pyrR gene encoding bifunctional pyr operon transcriptional regulator/uracil phosphoribosyltransferase PyrR, with the protein MEEKTKARIMDATRIRRVLARVATEIIERNRNLKSLVIVAVKPRGLAIGRRLARQIKELEGVEIPAGLLDYSHFRDDVPVKPAKDRLYAAGLGFPVLRKNVVIVDDVLMTGRTIRAAMDAVIARGRPQSVQLAVLVDRGHRELPICPDYIGKILPTSRREHVRVRLRETDGSEEIVITEPVKIAGARKR; encoded by the coding sequence ATGGAAGAAAAGACCAAGGCCCGGATCATGGACGCCACCCGGATCCGGCGCGTCCTGGCCCGCGTGGCCACCGAGATCATCGAACGGAACCGGAACCTCAAGAGCCTGGTCATCGTCGCGGTCAAGCCCCGGGGCCTGGCCATCGGCCGGCGCCTGGCTCGCCAGATCAAGGAGCTCGAAGGCGTCGAGATCCCGGCCGGGCTTCTCGACTACAGCCACTTCCGGGACGACGTTCCGGTCAAACCGGCCAAGGATAGGCTCTATGCCGCCGGCCTGGGCTTCCCCGTCCTCAGGAAGAACGTCGTGATCGTCGACGACGTGCTGATGACCGGCCGGACCATCCGGGCGGCCATGGACGCCGTCATCGCCAGGGGCCGGCCCCAGTCGGTCCAGCTGGCCGTCCTCGTCGATCGGGGTCACCGGGAGCTGCCCATCTGCCCCGACTACATCGGCAAGATCCTGCCGACCTCCCGGCGCGAGCACGTCCGGGTCCGGCTGCGGGAGACGGACGGCAGCGAAGAGATCGTCATCACCGAGCCGGTCAAGATCGCCGGGGCGAGGAAGCGGTGA
- the ribF gene encoding riboflavin biosynthesis protein RibF, with protein MVVYRGLDDPRFRPRPAAVAVGNFDGLHIGHRRILDRLCRLAARTGLRSLVLTFEPHPERVLGLRSVRMIDTPAQRLDRLRATCVDAVVVIPFDRAFARLDGPAFVDGVLRRDLGAREVVVGRSFRFGRERRGDVTALRLLGRPAGLGVHVVPPVVRGGQAVSSTRVRRLLGLGRVGEAARLLGRPYEVAGRVVRGRQRGRLIGFPTANLETANEILPEGVFITETLCRGRAYPSVTSIGTNPTFGSHPLSVETLLLEFSGPLYGAGLTVRFERKIRPTRAFSGVEALAAAIGRDVGTARAWFARRG; from the coding sequence ATGGTCGTCTACCGCGGCCTCGACGATCCCCGTTTCCGTCCCCGCCCGGCCGCCGTGGCCGTGGGCAACTTCGACGGGCTCCACATCGGCCACCGCCGGATCCTGGACCGGCTCTGCCGGCTGGCCGCGCGGACAGGCCTGCGCTCCCTCGTCCTGACCTTCGAGCCCCATCCCGAACGGGTCCTGGGCCTGCGATCCGTGCGGATGATCGACACTCCGGCCCAGCGGCTGGACCGGCTCCGGGCCACCTGCGTCGACGCCGTGGTCGTCATCCCTTTCGACCGGGCCTTCGCCCGCCTCGACGGGCCGGCCTTCGTCGACGGCGTCCTGCGCCGGGACCTGGGCGCCCGCGAGGTCGTCGTCGGCCGGAGCTTCCGCTTCGGCCGGGAGCGCCGCGGCGACGTCACGGCGCTCCGGCTGCTCGGCCGGCCGGCCGGGCTCGGCGTCCATGTCGTGCCGCCGGTCGTCCGCGGCGGCCAGGCCGTCAGCTCGACCCGGGTGCGCCGCCTCCTCGGTCTCGGCCGGGTAGGCGAGGCGGCCAGGCTGCTCGGCCGTCCCTACGAGGTCGCCGGCCGGGTCGTCCGCGGCCGGCAGCGGGGCCGGCTGATCGGCTTCCCCACGGCCAACCTGGAGACCGCGAACGAGATCCTGCCGGAAGGGGTGTTCATCACCGAGACCCTTTGCCGCGGCCGGGCCTATCCCTCGGTCACCAGCATCGGCACGAACCCGACCTTCGGGTCCCACCCGCTGAGCGTCGAGACCCTGCTCCTGGAATTCAGCGGCCCGCTCTACGGGGCCGGGCTCACGGTCCGGTTCGAGCGCAAGATCCGCCCGACCCGGGCCTTCTCCGGGGTCGAGGCCCTGGCCGCGGCCATCGGGCGGGACGTCGGGACGGCCCGGGCCTGGTTTGCCCGCCGGGGTTGA
- a CDS encoding DUF1844 domain-containing protein produces the protein MTPDDNKPGEAEGPDFLPPLEFSSIVILLYFPALVQLGLVEEPGTGERRESLPLAKRNIDLLDLLRDRTKGNLGEEEQKFLDGVLDQLKLAYLKKAEMVKM, from the coding sequence ATGACCCCTGACGACAATAAACCCGGCGAAGCGGAAGGCCCGGACTTCCTGCCGCCCCTCGAATTCAGCTCCATCGTCATCCTCCTCTACTTCCCGGCCCTCGTCCAGCTCGGCCTCGTCGAGGAGCCCGGGACCGGCGAGCGCCGCGAGAGCCTGCCTCTGGCCAAGCGGAATATCGACCTCCTCGACCTGCTCCGGGACCGGACCAAGGGCAACCTCGGGGAAGAGGAACAGAAGTTCCTCGACGGCGTCCTCGACCAGCTCAAGCTGGCCTACCTGAAGAAAGCCGAGATGGTGAAGATGTAG
- the prfB gene encoding peptide chain release factor 2 (programmed frameshift), which produces MTPVDSKALDLKTRLNGLFAKVEEVRGFFDLDHKTAELASINDRLASPEVWQDQKTSQSLQQKKKLLEKDLQFFKRILTQKEDLEVLAELAAEGESVDADVETAVGRLEADLREAELRALFYEADDARNAILTIHPGAGGTESQDWAQMLMRMYLRYGERRGFKTEILDNQPGEEAGLKSATISFEGDYAFGNLSQETGVHRLVRISPFDAAKRRHTSFAAVFVYPEVDEDIQVEINPEDLRIDTYRSSGAGGQHVNRTDSAVRITHLPTGIVVACQNERSQHKNKAMAMKVLKARIYDLEKSKQNEKLEKLEDAKSDIAWGNQIRSYVLHPYRMIKDLRTRVETGDTDRVLDGDLDEFIKAALVLRKKTAAAAGPRNAK; this is translated from the exons ATGACACCAGTCGACAGCAAAGCCCTCGATCTCAAGACCCGCCTCAACGGCCTCTTCGCGAAAGTCGAGGAGGTCCGAGGT TTCTTTGACCTAGATCACAAGACCGCCGAGCTGGCATCGATCAATGACCGCCTGGCCTCCCCCGAGGTCTGGCAGGACCAGAAGACGTCCCAGTCCCTCCAGCAGAAGAAGAAGCTCCTCGAGAAGGACCTCCAGTTCTTCAAGCGCATCCTGACCCAGAAGGAGGATCTCGAGGTCCTGGCCGAGCTCGCGGCCGAGGGCGAGAGCGTCGACGCCGACGTCGAAACGGCAGTCGGCCGGCTCGAGGCCGACCTCCGGGAGGCCGAGCTCCGGGCCCTGTTCTACGAGGCCGACGACGCGCGCAACGCCATCCTGACCATCCATCCCGGCGCCGGGGGGACGGAATCCCAGGACTGGGCCCAGATGCTCATGCGCATGTATCTGCGCTACGGAGAGCGCCGGGGCTTCAAGACCGAGATCCTCGACAACCAACCCGGGGAAGAGGCCGGCCTCAAGAGCGCCACGATCAGCTTCGAGGGCGACTACGCCTTCGGCAATCTCAGCCAGGAGACCGGCGTCCACCGGCTGGTCCGCATCTCGCCGTTCGACGCCGCCAAGAGGCGTCACACCTCCTTCGCCGCCGTCTTCGTCTACCCCGAGGTCGACGAGGACATCCAGGTCGAGATCAATCCCGAGGACCTGCGCATCGACACCTACCGGTCCTCCGGGGCCGGCGGCCAGCACGTCAACCGGACGGACTCGGCCGTGCGCATCACCCACCTGCCGACCGGCATCGTCGTGGCCTGCCAGAACGAGCGTTCGCAGCACAAGAACAAGGCCATGGCCATGAAGGTCCTCAAGGCCCGCATCTACGATCTCGAGAAGAGCAAGCAGAACGAGAAGCTGGAGAAGCTCGAGGACGCCAAGTCGGACATCGCCTGGGGCAACCAGATCCGCTCCTACGTCCTCCACCCCTACCGCATGATCAAGGACCTGCGCACCCGCGTCGAGACCGGCGACACCGACCGGGTCCTCGACGGCGATCTCGACGAATTCATCAAGGCCGCCCTCGTCCTGCGCAAGAAGACGGCCGCGGCCGCCGGCCCAAGGAACGCGAAATGA
- a CDS encoding SPOR domain-containing protein, which yields MKNKDFREIQVSSSLLVVIFLGVLALGVLIFLLGVSVGKKQAVAAPTQIVTQQIPEPIKEPPVKPTPSETAAGTAAESTPGTAGPAAAPNPSGAGTLPAASVAAPPAAAVPAPKPAPRETTPDGKPAAETKKALYYVQVAAYTDRSQAQTAADKYKKQGYTAVVANPRPTDTKTWYRIWLGGYASRDRAVDLLAKLNSAARKKTDFRVVHD from the coding sequence ATGAAGAACAAAGACTTCCGGGAGATCCAGGTCTCGAGCAGCCTCCTCGTCGTCATCTTCCTGGGCGTCCTGGCCCTGGGGGTGCTCATTTTCCTGCTCGGCGTTTCGGTCGGCAAGAAGCAGGCCGTCGCCGCCCCGACCCAGATCGTCACCCAGCAGATCCCCGAGCCGATCAAGGAGCCTCCGGTCAAGCCGACCCCGTCCGAAACGGCCGCCGGGACGGCCGCTGAAAGCACGCCCGGGACCGCCGGCCCGGCCGCGGCGCCGAACCCGTCGGGCGCCGGAACGCTGCCTGCCGCGTCCGTCGCCGCCCCGCCCGCCGCGGCAGTCCCGGCGCCCAAACCGGCCCCCAGGGAAACCACCCCGGACGGGAAGCCGGCGGCCGAGACGAAGAAGGCGCTTTACTATGTCCAGGTCGCCGCCTACACCGACCGCTCCCAGGCCCAGACCGCGGCGGACAAATACAAGAAACAGGGATATACCGCGGTCGTGGCCAACCCCAGGCCCACGGACACCAAGACCTGGTACCGGATCTGGCTCGGCGGCTACGCCTCCCGGGACCGCGCCGTCGACCTCCTGGCCAAGCTGAACTCGGCGGCCCGGAAGAAGACGGATTTTCGCGTCGTCCACGATTGA
- a CDS encoding slipin family protein, giving the protein MITYPIIIAALVVLYILNSIKILREYERGVIFRLGRVLPRPKGPGIILVFSPIDRIVRISLRLITMDIPPQDVITKDNVTVKVNAVLYFRVIEPLKCVLEVQDYIYATSQLAQTTLRSLLGQVPLDDLLSERDKLNARLQEIIEQHTDPWGIKVQLVEMKQVDLPENMVRAIARQAEAERERRAKVIHADGEFQAAEKLTQAADIISQNPQALQLRFLSTLTEIATEKNSTIVFPLPLELLKAFTYDRSQEKKTS; this is encoded by the coding sequence ATGATAACCTATCCGATCATCATCGCCGCTCTGGTCGTCCTCTACATCCTCAACTCGATCAAGATTTTGCGCGAATACGAGCGCGGCGTCATCTTCCGGCTCGGCCGGGTTCTGCCCCGCCCCAAGGGCCCGGGCATCATCCTCGTCTTTTCGCCGATCGACCGCATCGTCCGGATCAGCCTGCGGCTGATCACCATGGACATCCCGCCGCAGGACGTCATCACCAAGGACAACGTCACGGTCAAGGTCAACGCCGTCCTCTATTTCCGGGTCATCGAGCCGCTCAAGTGCGTGCTCGAGGTCCAGGACTATATCTACGCCACCTCGCAACTGGCCCAGACGACCCTGCGGAGCCTTCTCGGCCAGGTCCCCCTGGACGACCTTCTCTCGGAGCGGGACAAGCTGAACGCCCGCCTGCAGGAGATCATCGAACAGCATACCGACCCCTGGGGCATCAAGGTCCAGCTGGTCGAGATGAAGCAGGTCGACCTGCCGGAGAACATGGTCCGGGCCATCGCCCGGCAGGCCGAGGCCGAGCGCGAGCGCCGGGCCAAGGTCATCCACGCCGACGGCGAATTCCAGGCCGCCGAAAAGCTGACCCAGGCCGCCGACATCATCTCCCAGAACCCCCAGGCCCTCCAGCTTCGCTTCCTCAGCACACTGACCGAGATCGCCACGGAGAAGAACTCGACCATCGTCTTCCCCCTGCCCCTTGAGCTTTTGAAGGCCTTCACCTATGATAGGAGCCAGGAGAAAAAGACCAGCTGA
- a CDS encoding nodulation protein NfeD: protein MRAKILVLLLLLGPAFASAEVIKIKVDAPIHPVSSEYIVRSLDAADKAGADLLVLTLDTPGGLDTSMREIIERIINARTPVVAFVGPGGSRAASAGFLIALACDVFVMAPGTSTGSAHPVGISLTGQAMDKTMEEKVTNDAAAYVRSIAEKRGRNVRMAEDAVRKSLSYTEKEALTGGLIDLVAGSEQEILAKLDGRTIRRFDGSAATLSLAGKPVVERPMTFRQKFLLTIANPNLAYVLLIIGMLGLYFEFAHPGAVLPGVLGGISLLLAVFAFQILPINYVGLGLILLAVILFVLEIKVQSFGMLAVGGIVAMIIGSLMLVKAPISEMRPSLNFVLPVVLGFAVIVLFLVTLVLKAHARRATTGREGMIGETGTARTDLSPAGRVFVHGELWQAETRGEPIRAGDKVKIVEFLDGLKIRVEKI from the coding sequence TTGAGAGCCAAGATCCTCGTCCTCCTCCTGCTTCTCGGGCCGGCGTTCGCGTCGGCGGAGGTCATCAAGATCAAGGTCGACGCGCCCATCCACCCCGTCTCCTCCGAATACATCGTCCGGTCGCTCGACGCGGCCGACAAGGCCGGCGCCGACCTCCTCGTCCTGACCCTCGACACGCCCGGCGGCCTCGACACCTCGATGCGCGAGATCATCGAGCGGATCATCAACGCCAGGACGCCCGTCGTCGCCTTCGTCGGCCCCGGCGGCTCGCGGGCCGCGTCGGCCGGCTTCCTCATCGCCCTGGCCTGCGACGTCTTCGTCATGGCCCCGGGCACGAGCACGGGCTCGGCCCATCCCGTCGGCATCTCGCTGACCGGCCAGGCCATGGACAAGACGATGGAAGAGAAGGTCACCAACGACGCCGCGGCCTACGTCCGGTCGATCGCCGAGAAACGCGGCCGGAACGTCCGGATGGCCGAGGACGCCGTCCGCAAGAGCCTGTCCTATACCGAGAAGGAGGCCCTGACCGGCGGCCTGATCGATCTCGTCGCCGGCTCCGAGCAGGAGATACTGGCCAAGCTCGACGGCCGGACGATCAGGCGCTTCGACGGCTCGGCGGCGACGCTGTCCCTGGCGGGCAAGCCGGTCGTCGAGCGTCCCATGACCTTCCGGCAGAAGTTCCTGCTGACCATCGCCAACCCCAACCTCGCCTACGTACTGCTGATCATCGGGATGCTGGGCCTGTATTTCGAGTTCGCCCATCCCGGGGCGGTCCTGCCCGGCGTGCTGGGAGGCATATCTCTCCTCCTGGCCGTCTTCGCTTTCCAGATCCTGCCCATAAACTACGTCGGCCTGGGCCTCATCCTCCTGGCCGTTATCCTCTTCGTCCTGGAGATCAAGGTCCAGAGCTTCGGCATGCTGGCCGTCGGAGGGATCGTCGCCATGATCATCGGTTCGCTCATGCTGGTCAAGGCCCCCATCTCCGAGATGCGGCCCAGCCTGAACTTCGTCCTGCCGGTCGTGCTCGGCTTCGCCGTCATCGTCCTGTTCCTCGTGACTCTCGTCCTCAAAGCCCACGCCCGCAGGGCGACGACCGGCCGCGAAGGCATGATCGGCGAGACGGGCACGGCCCGGACCGATCTCTCCCCCGCCGGCCGGGTCTTCGTCCACGGCGAGCTCTGGCAGGCCGAGACCCGGGGCGAGCCGATCCGCGCCGGCGACAAGGTCAAGATCGTCGAGTTCCTCGACGGCCTGAAGATAAGGGTCGAAAAAATCTGA
- a CDS encoding HU family DNA-binding protein, protein MIKNDIALAIEKKTEFNRAKSLSIVEAVLESLKSALAGKEKVEIRGFGSFKVVAKKTGFGRDIRRQKQIRIEKGQRIKFRPGQELKTLLSKTKTS, encoded by the coding sequence ATGATCAAGAACGATATCGCCCTGGCGATCGAGAAGAAGACCGAATTCAACAGGGCCAAATCCCTGTCGATCGTCGAGGCCGTTCTGGAGTCGCTGAAGAGCGCGCTCGCCGGCAAGGAAAAGGTCGAGATCCGGGGCTTCGGCAGCTTCAAGGTCGTGGCCAAGAAGACCGGCTTCGGCCGCGACATCCGCCGCCAGAAGCAGATCCGCATCGAGAAGGGCCAGCGCATCAAGTTCCGTCCCGGCCAGGAGCTCAAGACGCTCCTCTCCAAGACGAAGACCTCCTGA
- the coaE gene encoding dephospho-CoA kinase (Dephospho-CoA kinase (CoaE) performs the final step in coenzyme A biosynthesis.) translates to MTCSKSSQKRSRSQKRRNRVLRVALTGGIACGKSVVARLLAEKGCLLYSADQAAHELMRPGRPAWKKVVARFGPGILRPDRTIDRSVLGTLVFGDAAARRALDRIVHPLVLADQDKAVRRLERRGRAAIFVVEAALTIEAGYARHFDRVVVVHCRKADQVRRLRERDGIGRAAALRRIGSQMPVREKLRYADYAVDTSGTLAETVERTERLFAELSRDAELKI, encoded by the coding sequence ATGACATGTTCAAAGTCGTCCCAGAAAAGAAGCCGGTCGCAAAAAAGAAGAAATAGGGTCCTCCGGGTCGCCCTGACCGGGGGGATCGCCTGCGGCAAGTCGGTCGTCGCCCGTCTTCTGGCCGAAAAAGGCTGCCTTCTCTATTCCGCGGACCAGGCCGCCCACGAGCTGATGCGGCCGGGCCGGCCGGCCTGGAAGAAGGTCGTGGCCCGCTTCGGCCCCGGCATCCTCCGCCCTGACCGGACGATCGACCGGTCCGTCCTCGGGACGCTCGTTTTCGGCGACGCGGCCGCGCGGCGCGCCCTCGACCGGATCGTCCATCCGCTCGTCCTGGCCGACCAGGACAAGGCCGTCCGCCGGCTCGAGCGCCGGGGCCGGGCCGCCATCTTCGTCGTCGAAGCTGCCCTGACCATCGAGGCCGGGTACGCCCGGCATTTCGACCGCGTCGTCGTCGTCCACTGCCGCAAAGCCGACCAGGTCCGGCGCCTGCGCGAGCGCGACGGCATCGGCCGGGCGGCCGCGCTGCGCCGGATCGGCTCGCAGATGCCCGTCAGGGAGAAGCTGAGATACGCCGACTACGCCGTCGATACCTCGGGGACCCTGGCCGAAACGGTCGAGCGGACGGAGAGGCTCTTCGCCGAGCTCAGTCGCGACGCCGAGCTGAAAATATAG
- a CDS encoding PilZ domain-containing protein: MTKKTAKKTAAPARKKPAPLPEELEINRRREWRFDFPLDTLIEGSLADGARFKEETHLENISSGGAYFTLDSGVVVGSKLNLFIDLPDKLADGKKLRMRIGGITVRLEKPDKKTKRQGVAVRFSDDMFKVVPEKKPVAKKKK, from the coding sequence ATGACTAAGAAAACCGCCAAAAAGACGGCCGCTCCCGCCAGGAAAAAGCCCGCTCCCCTGCCGGAGGAGCTGGAGATCAACCGGCGCCGGGAGTGGCGGTTCGACTTCCCCCTGGACACCCTGATCGAGGGCAGCCTGGCCGACGGGGCCAGGTTCAAGGAGGAGACCCACCTCGAGAACATCTCGTCCGGCGGGGCCTATTTCACGCTGGACTCGGGCGTCGTCGTCGGCTCCAAGCTCAATCTCTTCATCGACCTGCCCGATAAGCTGGCCGACGGTAAGAAGCTGCGGATGCGCATCGGCGGCATCACCGTCCGGCTGGAAAAGCCCGACAAGAAGACCAAGCGCCAGGGCGTCGCCGTGCGGTTCAGCGATGACATGTTCAAAGTCGTCCCAGAAAAGAAGCCGGTCGCAAAAAAGAAGAAATAG
- a CDS encoding response regulator transcription factor produces MEKKKIPDTSEPKITLLVFCPSDIILSGILRALEADPDLDILNIEKNTIESFMDSIKKLKPQVILFAHMEALPNLREICKAIREMAKTQGRSELLLMGSIPAHEEIVNLINAGARGYFDLNDSSSQLPEAVRAVHKGEIWLPRDKMSSIMDRIISVVGRELKEKTLDQLTPTEFQVLRLIGQGKSNDEIAELMFISKNTVRSHIKSIYAKLDTHSRLQLALYAINSALF; encoded by the coding sequence ATGGAGAAAAAGAAGATCCCCGACACGTCCGAGCCCAAGATCACGCTCCTCGTCTTTTGCCCGTCGGACATCATCCTCAGCGGCATCCTCAGGGCGCTCGAGGCCGACCCGGACCTGGATATCCTGAACATCGAGAAGAACACGATCGAGTCGTTCATGGACTCGATCAAGAAGCTCAAGCCCCAGGTCATCCTGTTCGCCCACATGGAAGCCCTGCCGAACCTCCGCGAGATCTGCAAGGCCATCCGCGAGATGGCCAAGACCCAGGGCCGCTCGGAACTGCTGCTCATGGGCAGCATCCCCGCCCACGAGGAGATCGTCAACCTCATCAACGCTGGGGCCCGGGGCTATTTCGACCTCAACGACTCCTCCTCCCAGCTGCCGGAAGCGGTCCGGGCCGTCCACAAGGGCGAGATCTGGCTGCCCCGCGACAAGATGTCCAGCATCATGGATCGCATCATCTCCGTAGTCGGCCGGGAGCTCAAGGAGAAGACGCTGGACCAGCTCACGCCGACCGAGTTCCAGGTCCTGCGGCTCATCGGCCAGGGCAAGAGCAACGACGAGATCGCCGAGCTGATGTTCATCAGCAAGAACACCGTCCGTTCCCACATCAAGAGCATCTACGCCAAGCTCGACACCCACAGCCGGCTCCAGCTGGCGCTCTACGCCATCAATTCGGCTCTCTTCTAG
- a CDS encoding PilZ domain-containing protein codes for MLSRISWESRSFRHRPAERGFKFSLPMTVEGPDPAGTFFREETTLAFMSHQGALFPLANPVSLGSRLKLAIALPPKLGEGQSLKLVVKGTIVDIDASDGNGQRPRVALRLESRYIIQADAA; via the coding sequence ATGTTGAGCAGGATTTCCTGGGAGTCCAGGAGCTTCCGGCACCGGCCCGCCGAGCGAGGATTCAAGTTCTCCCTGCCCATGACCGTCGAGGGGCCAGACCCGGCCGGGACGTTCTTCCGCGAGGAGACGACCCTGGCCTTCATGAGCCATCAGGGGGCGCTCTTCCCCCTCGCGAACCCGGTCTCCCTGGGGTCGCGACTGAAGCTGGCCATCGCCCTGCCTCCAAAGCTCGGCGAGGGACAGAGCCTCAAGCTCGTGGTCAAGGGCACGATCGTCGATATCGACGCCAGCGATGGGAACGGACAGCGGCCCCGGGTGGCCCTGCGCCTCGAGTCCCGCTACATCATCCAGGCCGACGCCGCCTGA
- the proS gene encoding proline--tRNA ligase, translated as MKESERQVRQITPKSEDFSRWYVEIVQKAELADYTPMKGMMVIRPHGYAVWENIQRSLDLRIKAAGHVNAYFPLFIPESFLKKEAEHVEGFSPEVAWVTVGGKEDLEERLAVRPTSEAIIGHMYAKWIKSWRDLPVLINQWANIVRWEKVTRPFLRTTEFLWQEGHTCHETAEEGEAETLRILALYRDFCETELAIPVLSGRKSLSEKFAGASMTYAIEALMSDGKALQMGTSHNLGQHFSKAFDIKFEDRSQTLQYVWQTSWGMTTRTIGALIMVHGDDSGLRFPPRIAPVQVVAVPISIGNWKETVLPAAQAAVETLKQAGLRAALDAREEATPGWKFSEHEMRGVPLRLEIGPRDVKAGQAVLVRRDTGAKETAPLASLAARVPALLDEIQAGLMAQARAFLEANIRDASDYASFKDILENKRGFVRAPWCGDAACEARIKAETMATIRIIPLEDKDAATDQPCIACGRKGQALAYFARSY; from the coding sequence GTGAAAGAGTCAGAACGCCAGGTCCGGCAGATCACGCCGAAGAGCGAGGACTTCTCGCGCTGGTACGTCGAGATCGTCCAGAAAGCCGAGCTCGCCGATTACACGCCCATGAAGGGCATGATGGTCATCCGCCCCCACGGCTACGCCGTCTGGGAGAATATCCAGCGGTCCCTCGACCTTCGCATCAAGGCCGCCGGCCACGTCAACGCCTATTTTCCGCTGTTCATCCCCGAGAGCTTCCTCAAGAAGGAGGCCGAGCACGTCGAGGGCTTCTCGCCGGAGGTCGCCTGGGTAACCGTCGGCGGCAAGGAGGACCTCGAGGAGCGCCTGGCCGTCCGGCCGACCTCCGAGGCCATCATCGGCCACATGTACGCCAAGTGGATCAAGTCCTGGCGCGACCTGCCCGTCCTCATCAACCAGTGGGCCAACATCGTCCGTTGGGAGAAGGTCACCCGGCCGTTCCTGCGGACGACGGAGTTCCTCTGGCAGGAGGGCCACACCTGCCACGAGACGGCCGAGGAAGGCGAGGCCGAGACGCTCAGGATCCTAGCCCTCTACCGCGATTTCTGCGAGACCGAGCTGGCCATTCCGGTCCTCTCGGGCCGCAAGTCCCTGAGCGAGAAGTTCGCCGGCGCCTCGATGACCTACGCCATCGAGGCCCTGATGTCGGACGGCAAGGCCCTGCAGATGGGCACGTCCCACAACCTCGGCCAGCACTTCTCCAAGGCCTTCGACATCAAGTTCGAGGACCGCAGCCAGACCCTCCAGTACGTCTGGCAGACGTCCTGGGGCATGACCACCAGGACGATCGGCGCCCTGATCATGGTCCACGGCGACGACTCGGGCCTGCGCTTCCCGCCGCGCATCGCCCCCGTCCAGGTCGTGGCCGTGCCCATCTCCATCGGCAACTGGAAGGAAACCGTCCTGCCGGCGGCCCAGGCCGCCGTCGAGACACTGAAGCAGGCCGGGCTGCGGGCGGCGCTCGACGCCCGCGAGGAGGCCACCCCGGGCTGGAAGTTCTCGGAGCACGAGATGCGGGGCGTGCCGCTGCGCCTCGAGATCGGGCCTCGCGACGTCAAGGCCGGCCAGGCCGTTCTCGTCCGCCGCGACACCGGGGCCAAGGAGACCGCGCCGCTGGCCTCGCTCGCCGCCCGGGTCCCGGCCCTCCTCGACGAGATCCAGGCCGGGCTCATGGCCCAGGCCCGGGCCTTCCTCGAGGCCAACATCCGGGACGCCTCCGATTACGCGTCGTTCAAGGACATCCTTGAGAACAAGCGCGGCTTCGTCCGGGCGCCCTGGTGCGGCGACGCGGCCTGCGAGGCCCGGATCAAGGCCGAGACCATGGCCACCATCCGGATCATCCCGCTCGAGGACAAGGACGCCGCGACCGACCAGCCCTGCATCGCCTGCGGCCGCAAGGGCCAGGCCCTGGCTTACTTCGCACGTTCGTACTGA
- a CDS encoding protein-L-isoaspartate(D-aspartate) O-methyltransferase encodes MDSDFARDRRLMTDQQIRARGVRDPLVLAAMEKVPRHLFVPEHLRDQAYADEPLPIGDGQTISQPYIVAYMTEALRLRGGEKVLEIGTGSGYQTAVLAEIAGRVWTIELVDPLARRARAALDGLGYANISYRVGDGSEGWPEEAPFDAVMVTAAAAEIPAALEGQLGPGGRMIVPVGTGLQELVLVRRTMKGIERETRLSVRFVPLVRAS; translated from the coding sequence TTGGACAGCGACTTCGCGCGCGACCGCCGGCTGATGACGGATCAGCAGATCCGGGCCAGGGGCGTCCGCGACCCGCTGGTCCTGGCGGCAATGGAAAAGGTCCCTCGTCACCTCTTCGTCCCCGAGCACCTGCGGGACCAGGCCTACGCCGACGAACCCCTGCCGATCGGTGACGGCCAGACGATATCCCAGCCCTACATTGTCGCCTACATGACCGAGGCGCTGCGGCTGCGCGGCGGGGAAAAGGTCCTGGAGATCGGGACGGGCTCCGGGTACCAAACCGCGGTGCTGGCCGAGATCGCCGGCCGGGTCTGGACGATCGAGCTGGTCGACCCGCTGGCCCGGCGGGCCCGGGCTGCGCTCGACGGGCTGGGCTACGCCAACATCAGCTATCGTGTCGGCGACGGTTCGGAGGGCTGGCCGGAGGAGGCGCCGTTCGACGCCGTCATGGTCACCGCCGCCGCAGCCGAGATCCCCGCGGCGCTCGAGGGCCAGCTCGGCCCTGGCGGTCGGATGATCGTGCCGGTCGGGACCGGCCTCCAGGAGCTCGTTCTGGTCCGCCGGACGATGAAGGGGATAGAGAGGGAAACGCGGCTGTCCGTCCGCTTCGTCCCGTTGGTCCGGGCGTCCTGA